In the Dictyostelium discoideum AX4 chromosome 6 chromosome, whole genome shotgun sequence genome, aaaaaaaaaaaaataaaaataaaaattaaaaaataattgatatttGAGAATAGGTTTGTGTGTGAAAGTGTGTGTGAAAGTGTGGtgtttttactttttttttttttttttttggtttatctaaacaatattaaatgtaactgaaaatatatatatataaatatatatatatatatatagccaattttatttattttggtaAAGAgtgttttaatgatttttttttttttaaaaaaaaaaataatttgttttttaatttttttttttataaattataaaaattatttttttttatttttttttttaaattaaatagatGCCTAGTTGacagataatttttttttttttttttttttaaattttaatttaaaatttttttttttttaattaaattagatCTTTGTTAAAACAAATCTTTATTAAGACGTtttattaatgtttttaCTAATTTGAGTTGAGGAAAAAAATATCagaatagattttttttttttttctttatttttttttttaattctaatctttatttttttattttttttttttttttcaattctaatctttattatttttttttttttttaagattttaaaaacaataattaaaaaaaaaaaaattatttgtaccttttttataaatatttttttttattatttaaaattatttaagaggtcaaaaaaaaaaacaaattatttgaacaaaaaaattttaaataaattaaattatatatttactaTAAAAtggtttataataataataaaaaaatgaatagatttatttatttatttatttttttttctaacaGAGTAATAAATCTTAGtgttaaatatattttttttttttttggaaaaagtTCTTTATCTATGATAAAATCAAAGCCAAATCAACACTGTtttgtatatattttttttatttgaaaatataaaaaaaaaatattacacaacattttgaaaaaaatatatatttacatACACCCCCCTCacatatataattttaaaaaaaacatttccgtgcgaaaaaaaaaaaaagaaataaaaaataaataaatataaaaaaataagatatttattataataatctaaattataggttataataataggtattttaatttatttcataTGAAAAAGttacattatttatttatttattttttaatttccttttttcattattagtattactattattactattatttattatttctttttttttattttttatttttattaattataattttttttttttttttcttttttttcttttttttccaaaaataatataaaaaagaaatattatcattattatttgaaaaattaattatctattatattattatcataataatagttattattcctatttaataataattcccttttttcttcttcatcatctaaataatattgattaatAAGTAAATAGTCAAATGATGACTTtctatttcttctttttaaaattacaactgttaataataaagcaACACAAATGATACCAATGGCACTAATAGTCACAGCTAATATAGTGTTTTTGTAACTCTTTTTACCACTACCtccaccattaccattaccattatcattactattatttggaGCATCAGGATCTGGACAAATATCACTATTTGTTAAAGTTACATTTTTATCAGTTGATATTGAGAATACACAACCATCACAATCAAAACACCattctaatttattatttttatttttactattatcactactaccaattgaattattatcaccactaccaccaccactactactactatttgaattactatcatcatcatcactactatttgtattatttgatttattccaaccaattttatcatttgatggTGAATCAATATAAACAGTTGAGTATTCACCACCTATTGGATTATCTGATTCAATTTTACTATCAATTAATGTTAAATTACTATTAACaatatgaattaaattttgattattaaaatttgcttttgaaattattccactattattattattactattactattgatattatttataatattattattatttaaaattaaatttatatttttaatatttataattgaataattaaaatttatattatatggCATTATATTAATGAATTGATTAGAATAAAATAAGACATTTGCTTTTTCagttttattttcacaatCTAATATAATGAAaccatttatattttcattgaaactattattattattattattattattattattattattattattattattattattattattattattattataatcactATTATTGAGTTGTTGTAATCTTTGTTCTAATAATTCaagttgtggttgtggttgtggtaatattaaattattattgaaattactGAATTCGATTAACATATTTTCATTACTAAAATCAATTaggtcattattattattaatatggTTAATAAAACtaccattactatttgaATGATTATAATTACTTATTATGGTTGgtgaatttattaatgtaATGAATGAGAAATTATTAGTGgtaatattattagttgaacaatttgaaattgtaagTGAGGATTGATTTAAATGGAAAAATGTATTATTCattgataaatttataaatgtaCTTGTTTTCACTGAAATTGAagtttgttttaattttattggcattattaaattatttaatttagttaaataattaaaattttcaaatttacaattatttaaatttattgaatttagtgttttattaattgaattattatcattactatcattatttgatattattgggtaagatattaaaatttcatttgaatgattattaaaattggtatttataaaatctatattattatttatagtttcCATATATAATATTGGAGTTatccaattattaaaattaatattatttatagttaTATTTAGTGAAATTGATTTAGtggttgttgaattattggaattatcatttattaaatttaaaaatggttgTTTTTTACTTTGAATTATTGTAGTACCAAATGTTTCATTACCATTTATagtaattatattattattattattattattattttgaatatagtaattatttaataattcttcaatATGGTAATCTTTacattctttattttttaaatttaatataatttcacCACTATAATCGGAaccactattactattactagaagaggaagaaggaTTTATTCCTCCATTAATTATATCCCTACAATCAATATCGAATGTAATTGatgatataataatatttataaaattaataactataaaaataattattattatttttgataacatcttttatttttataattattttttattttgttttatttttattattattttttttattttttatttttatttttattattattgttttttttttttcttatttattttcctatttaatttttttattttaattatttaatttatttatttttgttttgttttgttcttattattattattattattattattattattattattattattattattattattattattattattattattattattattattattattattatttttttactttgtTATAGTGAaatgtttatttttgtttactatttttattcaatattattttacagTTTTATTCTTTTGTTATTGATATTACTGTTATATATCTAATGTGTGAGtgtgtttattattttttttttttttttattattattattatttatttttattttttatttttatttttttttcgtgGGTGGGACttagaataataaaatacaaaaattaaaaacaaaaataaaaaaaaaaaaaaaaaaaaaacaaaaaacaaaaacaaaaaaacaaaaatttaggtgtttttttttttcgctttaaattttcaaaaaaaaaaaaaaaagatatttattttaagaatttttttaaaagatatttttttaatgacgTAGAAGATCTtctatcaaaattaatttaaatttataccttccaaagaaaattataaaaatccaattagatattaaagaaaaaaaaaaaaaaaaaaaaaaaagagaaattgtTCTGTTCATTTTggttttatcatttattttaaaaattgaaattgccttaaaaattttatatataaatatatttaatttttttttttttttatttgggaaAATATTAAGATGTTTAAATTGGGAAAATAttttagtattatttttttttttttttttttttttaaagagtttaatttatttttggaagtgttcaaaaaaaaaaaaaaaattttttaataaaagtaatactGCCATGATATCATGGCagtataatataaaaaaaactgaaaTTTTTATCCTTTGATacctttataatttttattctaatgattaaattaatttaaaaccaaagtgattgaataaaaataagtCATGGGAAAAAgttaagaatttaaaaagatcAATTTGACcaaattgttaaaaaaaatataaaaaaaaaagttatagaTATTAACTCAATgttaaatatctttttttttttaaaaaaattttttttttttttttttttaattaattttattataattccacctttttttttttttttttttttttttttgaaaattttcactttttttttttttttttttgttttttcattgTAATTGtctgaaataataataaccaatcaataataattatcataaaaaaaaaaaaaaaaagattttatatatttatatatctaatttaaaacttttttttaaattaaccaattgtatttttaaaattttgtatttataaaataacatactttttttttttttttttttttcattccaCCACAAAACCAaccgattttttttttttcaaataaacccaaaaaaaaaaaacaaaaaaaaatataacaaaaaataaaccaaatcaaACAATGGACCACAGAAAAAGTGTGGACTTTACAAATGAATATATTAAACAACAAACAGAGAATCAAAACCATACACCAAGGGGTCACAGAATGATGGCGAATTTCACAATTAGAAAATGGAATAGtgaaacaaattttaatgaagATGATTATGGAGCGTAAGTTTAAAACTTtgtagtattttttttaaaaaataataaaattaataataaaaataataataataggcATAATTTCTAACaatacacacacacacacacacattttctttttttttttttttttttttcttctttttcttttttctttttttattttattttttagaattcCAACAAAAAGTTCAATtgcaaatttattaaataaatttttaaagagtAGACCAACTAAAGACGATTTAGAGATGAATAAAATCTTAAAATCCGAATATAAACCAATAACATTAAGATATagtttaattgaaatattatgtAATCATATTGAAAAATATGCTTTAGAACAAGAGGGTATCTTTAGAGTTAGTGGATCTAATCAACAAATTAGATTATTTTGGCAAACTTTTACAACTGgtaagttattattattattattattattattattattattattattattattattattattattattattattattattattattattattattattattattattattattattattactattattattaaatatattatattttatattaatattttattattaaaaaaagataatattgaattcCCAATAAATGAACATAACGTTGCAGGAGCATTAAAATTGTATATTAGAGAACAAAGTGAACCATTAGTTCCATATGAAatgttttcaaattttataagTCAACTTGGTGATGGTGGACCAGTTACATTTACAGCAATTACTAATTTAATGTCAAAGATTACACCAGagaatttgaaaatcattaaaagattAATTAGAACCGCTGTTATAATCGTTAGACATtctcaattaaataaaatggatGCAAATAATATGGGTATCGTTTTCGGTCCaaacattttcaaatctAGACCTGATTCACCAAACATATTCTCTGAAgcaaaatattcaaatgagagtgtttcatttttaatttcaaattatttaaatgtattTCCAGATTTAGAAATTCCAATTTTAGGTACTGAAACTAATActgaagaaaatgaattattaaataataataataataataataatgtaataatgccaacaacaacaacaacaacaacatcagcatcatcatcaatattaCCAACAGAttcaagtaataataatggtggtggtagtgcaTCATCACCTGTAACAAAATCAATACCATTGTCATCAATTGGttcatcatcaacttcaccaataatatcaccatcatcgtcatcatcatcatcaccaattgtTGGAACAAATTTAACAACAGGTTCAATTCATTCAACTTCACCAacaccattttcattattagcAACAAcgacatcaacaacaacaacgaatagtaataaagttaattcaattataaattcaacatCACAATCAAAATCACAACTTTTACCAATTCATCCATCACTTTTAGATACGAATCAAATGATTGAAAGAGTTGAAGGTAATCCATTATCACAAATGAAGAGAAAAGATTTTAGTATAACTCATCATTTATCAactaaattacaaaaaacaaaacatttTAGAAAGGAAGAGATTTGggattgttttttaatattaaaagttaGTGGTAATTTAgtaaatgtaaaaaattcaacaacaacaacaacaacatcaacatcaacatcaacatcaacatcaacatcaacatcaacatcatcaacaactacaaatcaaccaaattcaataacaCAATCAAATAGTGcaagtaataatagtttaattaataatggaaaaattaaaaaatcaacaacaaatttaatttcacaaTCAAATTCACAATCATCATTACAATTAAACCaaacaaatagtaataataataatattgtaacATTAACACcagtttatattttaataacatCACAAAATGTATTCTTTTTTGATACaagaatttataatatcCAATATATACTACCACATTCTAGATTAAAGGAAATATCAGTTGATGTTGTTAATAAAggtttattttcaatattggATGGTGAAAGTCATAAATTATCATTCTTTTTAGTACCAAGACCAAGagttattgatttattagttAGATCATTAGAGAGAGGTAGAGCAATTGCAAAGTTgacaaataaatcattagcATCATTACAATCTAGAAAGTTTCCATTATTAGAAAGTAATAGTGGTGCTGGTGGTACATCAAATTTTGGTAAATTACCAGAATCAAGACCAGTGTTTGAATCATTAGCACAAAATGGCTTCACAGAATTAGATGTTTGGGAAGGTACAGTTGATCTATTAGAGGTTGTAAAGAAATTTCATCATATTTTAATACCATCAGCTGATCAATCAAAATGTGTAGTTGAATTCCTTTTACCAGCGATACCAGAATTTAAAGGTATCTATAGAAAATCATATAAATTGGATAGTAAAACAACAgtttataaaatcatttgcTTAATTTGTGAAAAGGCAAAACTTGAACCATCGAAATTCCTTTTACGTACATTGAAAGGTCGCACactttttgataataaatcattggGTGATTTTGGTTTGGGTACATTATTTACAAGTTGGCAACTTCGTTTAATCGCATTGGAATCACCAGAGAGTACAGGTAATTTCGTGGTTGAATTCTTGATGCCAGATATACCAGAGTTTAAAGGAATGCAAAAGAAAGCCATTAAAGTAGATGCTTATCAACCATTGAAAAGAATAATGAAGGGTCTTTGtgataaattgaaaattccaAATCATCATTACTATCATTTGATCGGTCCAGAAGGTGAGGTATTGGGTGATAATGATGTACTCTCAAGTATTGGTTTAggtattaaatataaaacttGTAAGATGAAATTGGCTAAAAAGGTATTCCCCGTTGGTAAAAACCCCGAATTAGACACCCCAATGGTTAGATCACTAGTTATTGACAATATCATTGGTTTGGCATGGTCTAAAATCAAGGATAGACATAATGAAAGAATTCGTTTATATTGTAAACAAATGTTGGATTATATCGTTGATCAAACTTTTGTTGAAATTGCCAAAGCCGAGCTCGTACCAAAAAGAGTGGCAATGTTGGGTAAAAACTCACGTTACGAATTCTATCATGCCCTTTCACTTAAAGAAGAGGAGGATATGATCTTAATGGATATTCAAGGTTATAAAGAAACTGTCTATCAATCAAGATCCATCGTACCATCTGAGCCTGACTCTTCTCCAAACTATCCATTATATCGTCAAAAATTACCAACTATCAGAGGTGTTGGTccaatcaattcaattagAGATATTAAAGTTAACAGtgctaaaaataatttcttatCTGAACTTaaggataataataaacaacaacagcaacaacaaattgGTAACACTAACGATGAACATACAATAAAACCATCCCaaagaattaaatacatCGCTCCAACAccagttttaaataatccaaattcaATCGTTCAATTATTAGCTTTAAAACCTGGTGCTTCAAAATTGgttgaacaattaaaaaatagaatgacaattacaacaagtaaaattaatatttttgatgTTGAAGATTTAGTTCCAAAAAATAGTCCAGTTTTATCAAGAAAAagttataaattataaattaaaattttaaataaataaataaataaaaaattatgtaaaaccaaaataataataataataataataataataattattatttatatatatttttttctactatattattttattgtgacgattttaaaaaaggattATTGATAACAGgatttatattttctttttgatcattatttgaaagaaaagtttttcttttttttaaaagttcaccttcatttaattgtaattgatttaataatgaaccaGTGAAACTTGTttgtgtattattattattactaatattattatttaatggttcatttgataaatttctttttaatttacttgaatttttaataggtgatgataatttacagttattattattattatttgtatttacagtttttaatggtgattttttaattatgttaatattactactattattattaatattattattattattattactattattatttatttcagtTATCCAAGGATGATTTAAAGCTTGTTCAACAGTTAATCTTTTATCAGGATCAACAGTTAATAAACCTTTAACCAAATCAGCTGCACTACTTGAAATTAATGacttttctaatttttcaacTCTATAATTTCCAGaaacaattttttcaaaaagttGTGGTGTTGAcatttcttcatcatcatcatcatcaaaaggTGGTGTACCACataaactataataataaattaagatTTTTTGTGTtagttttaaaactttaattattatttgtgtatttttttattttttattatcaattataaataaatataataataataataataataataataataataataataataataataataataataataataataatacatacacaatatataaaattgcACCTAATGACCAAGCATCACAAGATTTACCATAACCAACtgaattaatatcttttgtAGGTGATtgactactactactactattagttccatatttatttttatgatgtaatgataaaattactTCAGGAGCAACATATAACGGTGAACCACATAAAGTTTTGGCCAATTCTCCTTCATGAATGAATCTTGCTAAACCAAAATCAGTGATtttaatctttaaataatcatcACCAtatgaatcaaataaaatattctcTGGCTTTAAATCTCTATGTGCAATACCTTTACTATGAAGATATGAAACtgcatttaaaatttgtttgaatataaatttcgattgattttcatttaataatggttcattaaatccaattttattatataattcaccaccatttgctctgttttttttttttttttgtaaaatttttaaaaaaattaaatattagtaattttaatttataatttataatttataataatttataataatttataataattacaattctaaaataaaaaataattgttgatcttttgtataaaatatatcataaatttcaacaacattttcatgatttataaattttaaaatttcaatttctctATTTAAttgtgatttaaattttggagTATgtgtattaatttttgatagatttaaatgtttaattGCAACCCTTTTACcagtatttttattaacacCTTCATATACGACACTAAAATTACCAGATCCTAATTCCTTGATAAAATcataatcttttaatatatcatctttaatatcttttcttTCCCAAATATATTGTGCAGtaccactattatttaaattatttgttgatgatgataataataattgatttgaataatttgatttataaagaaatgaaatatcaatttcttttgttgATTTACCTAAACAAAGTTTATCACCATTTTTAAGTAATCTAGATTTACctttaccaattaatttaccatttaTAAATGTACCATTGGTACTTTGATCTTGAATCATTAATAAACCATAGTTAGTATTACCATTTTCGATTGCATCAGCTCTTGTTATTATACAATGTTTACCACTAACTATTAATTCTGGTACTACAATATTACATGTTTTACTTCTAccaattgtaatattttcttcaattttaattttaacatgAATATTACTTGATATCTCTTGATTCAATGATACTAATAATCCAATATCATTCTCATCAATTGGTGTTGAACTTAATTCTGATGGTGGtgttgatttatttggtGTTGATGGTATATAATTTGTTTGtgacattttattattattactattattattactattattattattatctattacaattattttaatgttaaaataaattaaattaaaaaaaaaaaaaaaaaaaacaaaaataattaaaaaaaaagttattttgtaaattgtGCCTTCTTATAAATTGTATAATTccgctaaaaaaaaaaataaaaaaataaaaaaggcgcaaattttttttttttaattttttattattaatttccataaaaaaaaaaaatatatataaccTCCACTGTTCGAGAtttattaatgttattattggaaaaataaaatttttaaaaataattataataataataaaaaatataaaattaaaaaatctttccaataatataaatttcttggccaattgaaaaataaaaaaaaaaaaaaaataaaaaaaataaaaataaatgattaaaacttaagtttcatttgatatttaatgaaattaaaatttgatgaaaatttaaacaattgaTTAAAAAGGTGTTggttaatttaaaatattttttttattttgttaaaaattCCTCCTTTAAAAAGTGGTTACAAAAATCATTCAACATCCATTTATATTGATTACTATGTTTTCTATGATTTCTAATTGttgattctttaattgaagTTTCATAAATTgcaaaatttcttttaacaGTTTCACCATATgtaaatgttttattattttcattcttattattattattattattattattttgattattaactGAAATTGAGGGTAATTTAAAAGTATACATTTTTCTAATGATTTTTGATTGAGGAGTATCAGAAACATCAATGATTTCTAAACAAATGAAACCATGATTTTGAGCAGCCAATTCTAAATCTATTGCAGGATCAGGTACAGAAACTATGGTAGTGAATAAACCAATATCAGGACGTAATAAACGTTTAACCGATTGTACCAAATCATCCATAGTTAAAGTATGAGTATGTCTTGCAACTCTTCTATTCTCTTGCATATTACTAACCACTAAATCATTGACTGGATCAGTTGGAAAATAAGGTGGTGCactaataattaaatcataataACCATCAACTGATGGTGTATATGATTTAccttgttttaataataatggtattgtAATTTCATTCTTTTCTAAATCAATACCATGAAcatgttttaaaataacatTATTAACACTATCATCATccttattatcattattagtgggaatgatgaaattatttgGTTTAAAATCTTGAATTGCTgtatgaaataaataatttctatCAGTTATTGATTTACCTTGTTTAAAGATTGTatctatattaattttagctTGAGCTATTGCTGAATCATCgatatcaattgaatttataattgattttctaaatctttgtCCCATCATGATACTTAGGACATTTGTACCTGTACCAATatctaaaatatattttggCCAATTTTCATTtccttcttcctcttcatcatagtttataatttcattatgaTTTTTACCTTGGTTATAATCATATGGTGTATCTGGTTCTTCaaatactaatttatttaattgattatttttactattttcatttccttttaataaattatatggtttatattttgaaatacATGTATATCCTGCTACTAAAAGTgcacttttattattattattttaaaaattattaatacatataataaaaaaaaaaatatttaaaatataatttagaTACTTACTCTGTACCAACTTTTTGTCCAATACTAAGTTCTTGATTAATTATATACtctttaaaaacaaattgccctttgtttcttttctttttctcgactggtgttggtggtgttggtgttgttgtttcgATTTCACtcatttctttaaaaaaaaaaataatgaaaaaaaaaaaaaaaataatgaaaaaaataaaataaaaaattaaaaaaaaaaaaaaaaaatcgaaaAATGCAAAGTTGCTTGgaaaataagaaataatttaaatttacgaTAATATGTACAAAAaaggatttattttttttattttttatttttttttttaatcttatGTTGGATTTCAACagagaattaataattggttttttttctttggcAATGTCGGGAAAagtgatatttttttttttttttttttttgattaaatgattatttttaactttttttttttttttttttaattatatttttaaacttgatattaataattttgataaatatttatcaaatgtatttaaaaatttattatcttgaattgcttttattatttttgaggaatcattactattataatttgtaTGATCTCTATAAATAGTTTcgttatttaaattgtttttgtttgaatttaataaactttgTTGTTCATAGGGTTGGGccattttccaaaaaaaaattatttatttattttaaatttttttttatttaaaaatttatttattttaaaaatttttttaaaattttaaatttttttttaaattatttttttaatactggtagaaaattttattatttttttatttgaataaatttagTAATTGAAGccaaaggtttttttttttttttttttttttttttttaaaaaattaaaaaatatgttttaaaaaaataaaaaaaaaaaataaaaaaaaaaatttaattaaaataggTCCTCTCCATGAAGACTCTggaataatatattattaaccATGATGTGATTAAGAGACATGGGGTTTCTTTTCGACCACAGTGAAATTTTTATGAAAACtcattttgatttgtttttttttttttttaattttttaatttttttttttttttttaatttaatttt is a window encoding:
- the gacE gene encoding RhoGAP domain-containing protein — its product is MDHRKSVDFTNEYIKQQTENQNHTPRGHRMMANFTIRKWNSETNFNEDDYGAIPTKSSIANLLNKFLKSRPTKDDLEMNKILKSEYKPITLRYSLIEILCNHIEKYALEQEGIFRVSGSNQQIRLFWQTFTTDNIEFPINEHNVAGALKLYIREQSEPLVPYEMFSNFISQLGDGGPVTFTAITNLMSKITPENLKIIKRLIRTAVIIVRHSQLNKMDANNMGIVFGPNIFKSRPDSPNIFSEAKYSNESVSFLISNYLNVFPDLEIPILGTETNTEENELLNNNNNNNNVIMPTTTTTTTSASSSILPTDSSNNNGGGSASSPVTKSIPLSSIGSSSTSPIISPSSSSSSSPIVGTNLTTGSIHSTSPTPFSLLATTTSTTTTNSNKVNSIINSTSQSKSQLLPIHPSLLDTNQMIERVEGNPLSQMKRKDFSITHHLSTKLQKTKHFRKEEIWDCFLILKVSGNLVNVKNSTTTTTTSTSTSTSTSTSTSTSSTTTNQPNSITQSNSASNNSLINNGKIKKSTTNLISQSNSQSSLQLNQTNSNNNNIVTLTPVYILITSQNVFFFDTRIYNIQYILPHSRLKEISVDVVNKGLFSILDGESHKLSFFLVPRPRVIDLLVRSLERGRAIAKLTNKSLASLQSRKFPLLESNSGAGGTSNFGKLPESRPVFESLAQNGFTELDVWEGTVDLLEVVKKFHHILIPSADQSKCVVEFLLPAIPEFKGIYRKSYKLDSKTTVYKIICLICEKAKLEPSKFLLRTLKGRTLFDNKSLGDFGLGTLFTSWQLRLIALESPESTGNFVVEFLMPDIPEFKGMQKKAIKVDAYQPLKRIMKGLCDKLKIPNHHYYHLIGPEGEVLGDNDVLSSIGLGIKYKTCKMKLAKKVFPVGKNPELDTPMVRSLVIDNIIGLAWSKIKDRHNERIRLYCKQMLDYIVDQTFVEIAKAELVPKRVAMLGKNSRYEFYHALSLKEEEDMILMDIQGYKETVYQSRSIVPSEPDSSPNYPLYRQKLPTIRGVGPINSIRDIKVNSAKNNFLSELKDNNKQQQQQQIGNTNDEHTIKPSQRIKYIAPTPVLNNPNSIVQLLALKPGASKLVEQLKNRMTITTSKINIFDVEDLVPKNSPVLSRKSYKL
- the fhkA gene encoding FHA domain-containing protein, producing MSQTNYIPSTPNKSTPPSELSSTPIDENDIGLLVSLNQEISSNIHVKIKIEENITIGRSKTCNIVVPELIVSGKHCIITRADAIENGNTNYGLLMIQDQSTNGTFINGKLIGKGKSRLLKNGDKLCLGKSTKEIDISFLYKSNYSNQLLLSSSTNNLNNSGTAQYIWERKDIKDDILKDYDFIKELGSGNFSVVYEGVNKNTGKRVAIKHLNLSKINTHTPKFKSQLNREIEILKFINHENVVEIYDIFYTKDQQLFFILELANGGELYNKIGFNEPLLNENQSKFIFKQILNAVSYLHSKGIAHRDLKPENILFDSYGDDYLKIKITDFGLARFIHEGELAKTLCGSPLYVAPEVILSLHHKNKYGTNSSSSSQSPTKDINSVGYGKSCDAWSLGAILYIVLCGTPPFDDDDDEEMSTPQLFEKIVSGNYRVEKLEKSLISSSAADLVKGLLTVDPDKRLTVEQALNHPWITEINNNSNNNNNNINNNSSNINIIKKSPLKTVNTNNNNNNCKLSSPIKNSSKLKRNLSNEPLNNNISNNNNTQTSFTGSLLNQLQLNEGELLKKRKTFLSNNDQKENINPVINNPFLKSSQ